One Glycine max cultivar Williams 82 chromosome 6, Glycine_max_v4.0, whole genome shotgun sequence DNA segment encodes these proteins:
- the LOC100801569 gene encoding probable 26S proteasome regulatory subunit p27 isoform X2, whose amino-acid sequence MVATNVKAETMSLMDKRSALEAEMNSIIARLSQPGAPGLSGNLVDSEDFPHSDIDVPVVRAERRRLAELRSDHNEVTDKINLNIQILHSARLGNRSFKNSDTQVSSNMDTVASTPSQNVLLIRSPNSMDVNVLISRPFAMVDEIADASPAVEDGLQLGDQILKFGNVEAGDNLLQRLSSEAQSNLGCAVPVVIMRQGTVINLTITPRPWQARGLLGCHFRIL is encoded by the exons ATGGTGGCGACGAACGTGAAGGCAGAAACCATGTCTCTGATGGACAAGCGCAGCGCCTTGGAGGCTGAGATGAACTCCATCATCGCCCGCCTCTCCCAGCCAGGCGCTCCTGGCCTCTCCGGAAATCTCGTCGATTCCGAG GATTTTCCCCATTCCGATATCGACGTCCCCGTTGTTCGAGCCGAACGACGTCGCCTGGCAG AGCTGCGCAGCGACCACAACGAAGTAACTGATAAAATTAACCTAAATATTCAGATTCTCCATTCGGCAAGACTCGGAAATAGGTCATTCAAGAATTCAG ATACTCAGGTCTCATCAAATATGGACACTGTTGCATCAACACCGTCACAAAATGTCCTTCTGATACGATCTCCCAACTCTATGGATGTGAATGTGTTGATTAGTAGACCATTTGCAATGGTAGACGAGATAGCAGATGCATCACCAGCAGTAGAGGATGGTTTACAACTTGGggatcaaattttgaaatttggcaATGTGGAAGCAGGTGATAATTTGCTCCAAAGGCTTTCTTCCGAGGCTCAGTCAAATCTGGGTTGTGCAGTACCAGTTGTTATTATGAGGCAAGGCACAGTAATCAACTTAACTATTACACCTAGACCTTGGCAAGCTAGAGGACTATTGGG ATGTCATTTTCGGATCTTGTAG
- the LOC100801569 gene encoding probable 26S proteasome regulatory subunit p27 isoform X1: MVATNVKAETMSLMDKRSALEAEMNSIIARLSQPGAPGLSGNLVDSEDFPHSDIDVPVVRAERRRLAELRSDHNEVTDKINLNIQILHSARLGNRSFKNSGNDDGSDTQVSSNMDTVASTPSQNVLLIRSPNSMDVNVLISRPFAMVDEIADASPAVEDGLQLGDQILKFGNVEAGDNLLQRLSSEAQSNLGCAVPVVIMRQGTVINLTITPRPWQARGLLGCHFRIL; encoded by the exons ATGGTGGCGACGAACGTGAAGGCAGAAACCATGTCTCTGATGGACAAGCGCAGCGCCTTGGAGGCTGAGATGAACTCCATCATCGCCCGCCTCTCCCAGCCAGGCGCTCCTGGCCTCTCCGGAAATCTCGTCGATTCCGAG GATTTTCCCCATTCCGATATCGACGTCCCCGTTGTTCGAGCCGAACGACGTCGCCTGGCAG AGCTGCGCAGCGACCACAACGAAGTAACTGATAAAATTAACCTAAATATTCAGATTCTCCATTCGGCAAGACTCGGAAATAGGTCATTCAAGAATTCAG GTAATGATGATGGTTCAGATACTCAGGTCTCATCAAATATGGACACTGTTGCATCAACACCGTCACAAAATGTCCTTCTGATACGATCTCCCAACTCTATGGATGTGAATGTGTTGATTAGTAGACCATTTGCAATGGTAGACGAGATAGCAGATGCATCACCAGCAGTAGAGGATGGTTTACAACTTGGggatcaaattttgaaatttggcaATGTGGAAGCAGGTGATAATTTGCTCCAAAGGCTTTCTTCCGAGGCTCAGTCAAATCTGGGTTGTGCAGTACCAGTTGTTATTATGAGGCAAGGCACAGTAATCAACTTAACTATTACACCTAGACCTTGGCAAGCTAGAGGACTATTGGG ATGTCATTTTCGGATCTTGTAG